One genomic window of Mustela erminea isolate mMusErm1 chromosome 13, mMusErm1.Pri, whole genome shotgun sequence includes the following:
- the LOC116572152 gene encoding zinc finger protein 271: protein MVILQLLPEVPSVQLQPMEIHFNYESQEHHLLSGGETKTKIGEVTSEEEITTKIEPLPEESGSPRDDVLQDSECRGFCEFGDKLNEKDQNFFKRRQHNCDECGQSFAWSTGLIRHRRTHWEKPYECDKCGKAFSVSSALVLHQRIHTGEKPYPCTWCIKSFSRSSDLIKHQRVHTGEKPYKCDECGKAFSQSSDLIIHQRIHTGEKPYQCSHCSKSFSQRSDLVKHQRIHTGEKPYTCNQCNKHFSQSSDVIKHQRIHTGEKPYKCDVCGKAFSQSSDLILHQRIHTGEKPYPCNQCNKSFSQNSDLIKHRRIHTGEKPYKCNECGKAFNQSSVLILHQRIHTGEKPYPCNQCSKTFSRLSDLMNHQRIHTGEKPYPCSQCSKMFSRRSDLVKHHRIHTGEKPYECDECGKTFSQSSNLILHQRIHTGEKPYPCSDCTKSFSRRSDLVKHQRIHTGEKPYACNQCNKSFSQSSDLTKHQRVHSGEKPYHCDHCEKAFSQSSDLILHQRIHTGEKPYPCTQCSKSFSQNSDLIKHQRIHTGEKPYQCPECGKAFSQCSALILHQRIHTGEKPYSCDQCGKNFSRRSDLINHQRIHAGEEPCKCDACGKAFGTCSELTEHQGIHTGERPHMCVQCNRSFSQLSELINHETVHSEEDRLSVINVGKPSEYSQILFHTRDTIPEKNVRNAIDYENGFNQCSTLVLH from the coding sequence GTGGTGAGACTAAGACCAAGATTGGAGAGGTGACTTCAGAGGAGGAAATTACAACAAAAATTGAACCATTGCCTGAGGAGTCTGGCAGCCCCAGAGATGATGTCCTCCAGGATTCTGAATGCAGAGGATTTTGTGAATTTGGGGATAAATTAAATGAGAAGgatcaaaatttctttaaaagaagacaGCATAACTGTGATGAATGTGGGCAAAGCTTTGCTTGGAGTACAGGCCTTATTAGGCATCGAAGAACCCATTgggagaaaccctatgaatgtgaTAAGTGTGGAAAGGCTTTTAGTGTGAGCTCAGCTCTGGTTCtgcatcagagaattcatactggagagaaaccctatccTTGTACTTGGTGCATTAAAAGTTTCAGTCGGAGCTCAGACCTTATTAAACATCAAAGAGTCCACACTGGTGAAAAACCATATAAATGtgatgaatgtgggaaagccttcagtcaGAGTTCTGATCTCATCATCCATCAGAGAATCCATACAGGAGAAAAACCCTATCAGTGCAGTCACTGTAGTAAAAGTTTTAGCCAGCGCTCAGATCTGGTTAAGCATCAGAGAATCCATACTGGAGAGAAGCCTTATACATGTAACCAGTGTAACAAACATTTTAGTCAGAGTTCTGATGTTATAAAACATCAAAGAatccacactggggagaaaccATATAAATGTGATGTGTGTGGAAAAGCCTTCAGTCAGAGCTCAGATCTTATTCtgcatcagagaattcacactgggGAGAAACCATATCCATGTAATCAGTGTAACAAAAGTTTCAGTCAAAACTCAGATCTTATTAAACATCGAAGGatccacactggagagaaaccctataaatgtaatgaatgtggtaAAGCTTTTAATCAGAGCTCAGTACTTATTCtgcatcagagaattcacactggagagaaaccctatccATGTAATCAGTGTAGCAAAACCTTCAGTAGACTTTCAGATCTCATGaatcatcagagaattcacactggagagaaaccttacccaTGTAGCCAGTGCAGCAAAATGTTTAGTCGAAGATCAGACCTTGTTAAACATCATAGAATTCATACAGGGGAGAAGCCCTATGAATGCGATGAGTGTGGGAAAACCTTTAGTCAGAGCTCAAATCTTATTCTCCATCAGAGaatccacactggagagaaaccctatccATGCAGTGATTGTACTAAAAGTTTTAGTCGTCGTTCAGACCTCGTTAAACATCAAAGAATACACACTGGAGAGAAGCCGTATGCATGTAACCAGTGCAATAAAAGTTTCAGTCAAAGCTCAGACCTCACCAAACATCAGAGAGTGCACTCTGGGGAAAAGCCGTATCATTGTGATCATTGTGAGAAAGCCTTCAGCCAGAGTTCTGACCTAATTcttcatcagagaattcacacaggagaaaaaccataCCCATGCACACAGTGCAGCAAAAGTTTCAGCCAGAACTCAGACCTTATCAAACACCAGAGAATCCACACTGGGGAAAAACCCTATCAATGTCCCGAGTGTGGAAAGGCTTTTAGTCAGTGCTCAGCTCTTATCCTACATCAGAGAAtccacactggagaaaaaccatATTCATGTGATCAGTGTGGTAAAAACTTTAGTCGGCGCTCTGATCTCATTAACCATCAAAGAATCCACGCTGGTGAAGAGCCATGTAAATGTGATGCATGTGGGAAAGCCTTCGGCACATGCTCTGAGCTTACTGAACACCAGGGAATCCACACTGGGGAGAGACCCCACATGTGTGTCCAGTGCAACAGAAGTTTTAGCCAGCTCTCTGAGCTTATTAATCATGAGACAGTCCATTCTGAGGAAGACAGGCTAAGTGTGATAaatgtgggaaaaccttcagagtattcacagattttatttcataCCAGAGACACTAtaccagaaaaaaatgttaggaATGCTATTGATTATGAAAATGGTTTTAATCAGTGCTCAACTCTTGTGCTACATTAA